From one Agathobaculum sp. NTUH-O15-33 genomic stretch:
- a CDS encoding MATE family efflux transporter, translating to MKTPIEKNFWRFVLPSMFTMLLSGLYTIVDGFFVGHAVGDVGLAAIGLVWPVAAVLMALGVGLGAGGSVMVAAARGAGEEEQAARARGNAMVLLALAGVASAVVLVPACGALAKLLGAEGEVYEAAVAYLRIIAMGGGMQVLGAGLTPLIRGEGRTVAAMCIMGGGLVTNILLDWTFTMALPWGLGGAAMATVLAQAVTAAAALCFLLPRLKPRDFKPEPRLIRRTAATAVAPFGLSLMPNLITVMSNFQCLHYGGDTAVAAYSVANYFVASAILLISGVGEGLQPLVSYAHGAADTRGKRALLRRGIGAVLACGLLFALVTLPARTLLPQLFAASDEVAGLLRTAMPVFGAAFPLLAVGKLFISYFYASGHTLWSSLLVYGDPLVFTPVALLILPRWGGLTGVWAALPMAQALVLMLLAVLLARDKISKKGAGYDAVARSEY from the coding sequence ATGAAAACACCTATTGAAAAGAATTTCTGGCGGTTTGTACTGCCAAGTATGTTTACCATGCTGCTCAGCGGCCTATATACAATCGTGGACGGCTTTTTTGTCGGCCACGCGGTGGGCGATGTGGGCTTGGCCGCGATTGGGCTGGTTTGGCCGGTCGCGGCGGTGCTGATGGCGCTGGGCGTTGGTTTGGGCGCGGGCGGCTCGGTAATGGTCGCCGCGGCGCGGGGCGCGGGCGAGGAGGAGCAGGCCGCGCGGGCGCGGGGCAACGCCATGGTGCTGCTCGCGCTGGCGGGCGTTGCCAGCGCGGTCGTCTTAGTACCCGCCTGCGGCGCGCTGGCAAAATTGCTCGGCGCGGAGGGCGAAGTATATGAGGCGGCGGTGGCCTATCTGCGCATCATCGCCATGGGCGGCGGGATGCAGGTGCTGGGCGCGGGGTTAACGCCGCTGATTCGCGGCGAGGGCCGCACGGTAGCGGCCATGTGCATCATGGGCGGCGGTCTGGTCACCAATATCCTGCTGGACTGGACGTTTACCATGGCGCTGCCGTGGGGGCTTGGGGGCGCGGCCATGGCCACGGTGCTGGCGCAGGCGGTCACGGCCGCCGCCGCGCTGTGCTTCCTGCTGCCGCGTCTGAAACCGCGGGATTTTAAACCGGAACCACGGCTGATACGGCGCACGGCGGCCACCGCCGTAGCGCCCTTCGGTTTGTCGCTGATGCCCAACCTGATCACCGTGATGAGCAACTTCCAGTGCCTGCATTACGGCGGCGATACGGCGGTCGCGGCGTATTCGGTGGCCAATTACTTTGTCGCTTCGGCGATCCTGCTGATCTCCGGCGTGGGCGAGGGGTTACAGCCCCTTGTCAGCTACGCCCACGGCGCGGCCGATACGCGGGGCAAGCGCGCGCTTCTGCGCCGGGGGATCGGGGCCGTGCTCGCGTGCGGCCTGCTGTTCGCGCTGGTCACGCTGCCCGCCCGCACGCTGCTGCCGCAGTTATTTGCCGCTTCGGACGAGGTAGCCGGTCTGCTGCGCACCGCCATGCCGGTGTTCGGCGCGGCGTTCCCGCTGCTCGCGGTGGGTAAGCTGTTTATTTCGTATTTCTACGCGTCCGGGCACACGCTTTGGTCGTCTCTGCTCGTTTACGGCGATCCGCTGGTGTTTACGCCGGTGGCGCTGCTGATTTTGCCGCGCTGGGGCGGGCTCACGGGCGTATGGGCGGCGCTGCCCATGGCGCAGGCGCTGGTGCTCATGCTCTTGGCGGTGCTGCTGGCCCGGGATAAAATAAGCAAAAAGGGGGCAGGTTATGATGCAGTCGCTCGATCAGAGTATTGA
- a CDS encoding MarR family winged helix-turn-helix transcriptional regulator, translating into MMQSLDQSIDRYYESWFGINAAYDKWAAQNGIATNALYVLLALNDQQEPLPQRAICLRMQLSKQTVSGVIEGFVKKGYVTSTPAPDDRRQKNVVLTAAGRRYAETVCGALREFERRAMGDLTAKQRQALVAGSECLCAALRRALEL; encoded by the coding sequence ATGATGCAGTCGCTCGATCAGAGTATTGACCGGTATTATGAAAGCTGGTTCGGTATCAACGCCGCCTATGATAAGTGGGCCGCGCAAAACGGCATCGCCACAAACGCGCTGTATGTCCTGCTTGCCCTGAACGATCAGCAGGAGCCGCTGCCCCAGCGCGCGATCTGCCTGCGGATGCAGCTTTCCAAGCAGACCGTGTCCGGCGTGATCGAGGGGTTTGTCAAAAAAGGCTATGTCACAAGCACGCCCGCGCCGGACGACAGGCGACAGAAAAACGTCGTGCTGACAGCGGCGGGGCGGCGCTATGCCGAAACGGTTTGCGGGGCGCTGCGTGAATTTGAACGGCGCGCGATGGGCGATCTGACCGCCAAGCAGCGTCAGGCGCTGGTGGCGGGCAGCGAATGCCTGTGCGCCGCGCTGCGCCGTGCGCTGGAATTGTAG
- a CDS encoding glycoside hydrolase family 13 protein, whose amino-acid sequence MKTIPDCMYHSRDLACKTPYGAAPAGKPVVFSAYPERARGTAHATLWIEEDGGVARSLPMRWHGIFGERDRYSVQFTPEHPGLYWYYFTIEMSDGPHYCMRGYGGRCELLDNIGDKYQLTVYDPDYKVPAWFGEGISYNIFPDRFCRDRVPVQPEGEGIAPRVLHENWDDIPAYKPDENGEILNNDFFGGTLRGVIDKLDYLESLNVRTIYFNPIFQAYSNHRYDTGDYKRIDPLLGSEEIFVELCRKAKARGMRVVLDGVFNHTGFDSRYFNGRGRYEGLGAHQSKDSPYYGWYDFQSWPDKYSSWWGIYTLPQVREMDEDYLNYIIEDEDSVIRRYLRLGASGWRLDVADELPDSFIRRLNAAARREKDDALVIGEVWEDASNKIAYSERRRYLHGGELDSVMNYPLRDAILAFLNGGTAEHFAETMECVRENYPRAVFYNLMNIIGTHDTARALTVLGAPEELWNAGREERAQYELPPERLAAAKARLKLAAVLQFTMPGSPTIYYGDEAGRQGFEDPFNRRTYPWGAEDRELLSFYRNLCNIRAHSDTLARGDLKFLKSYGSLLQFERKGPQSRMLIMVNRGYQDVRTYIDAVYAIDLLSGEEFDHADSKGVRITVPAETAYILRCFGNP is encoded by the coding sequence TTGAAAACCATTCCCGACTGCATGTATCATTCCCGCGATTTAGCCTGCAAAACGCCGTACGGAGCGGCGCCCGCCGGCAAACCCGTTGTTTTTTCCGCTTATCCGGAACGCGCGCGCGGCACGGCCCATGCGACCCTGTGGATCGAGGAGGACGGCGGCGTGGCGCGCAGCCTGCCCATGCGTTGGCACGGCATTTTTGGCGAGCGCGACCGGTACAGCGTTCAGTTTACGCCCGAGCATCCCGGACTTTATTGGTATTACTTTACCATTGAAATGTCGGACGGTCCGCATTACTGCATGCGCGGCTACGGCGGCCGGTGCGAGCTGCTCGATAATATCGGAGATAAATACCAGCTTACGGTGTACGACCCGGATTACAAGGTGCCCGCTTGGTTCGGCGAGGGCATTTCGTACAATATTTTTCCGGACCGCTTCTGCCGCGACCGCGTGCCGGTCCAGCCCGAGGGCGAGGGCATCGCCCCGCGCGTGCTGCACGAAAACTGGGACGACATCCCCGCTTATAAGCCCGATGAGAACGGAGAGATCCTCAATAACGATTTCTTCGGCGGAACGCTGCGCGGCGTGATCGACAAGCTGGATTATTTGGAAAGCCTAAACGTGCGCACCATCTATTTCAACCCGATCTTTCAGGCCTATTCCAACCACCGCTATGATACCGGCGATTACAAGCGGATCGATCCCCTGCTGGGCAGCGAGGAGATCTTTGTCGAGCTGTGCCGCAAAGCCAAGGCGCGCGGCATGCGCGTCGTGCTGGACGGCGTTTTCAACCATACCGGGTTTGACAGCCGCTACTTCAACGGCCGCGGCCGGTATGAAGGCCTTGGCGCGCACCAATCCAAGGATTCGCCGTATTACGGCTGGTATGACTTCCAATCGTGGCCCGACAAGTATTCCTCTTGGTGGGGCATTTACACGCTCCCGCAGGTGCGCGAAATGGATGAGGATTATCTAAACTATATCATTGAGGACGAGGACAGCGTCATCCGCCGGTACCTGCGCCTTGGCGCGTCCGGCTGGCGGCTGGATGTGGCCGACGAACTGCCGGATTCGTTCATACGCCGCCTGAACGCGGCCGCGCGCCGTGAAAAGGACGATGCGCTCGTCATCGGCGAAGTGTGGGAGGACGCCTCCAACAAGATCGCCTATTCCGAACGCCGCCGCTATTTGCACGGCGGCGAGCTGGACAGCGTGATGAACTACCCGCTGCGGGACGCGATCCTCGCGTTTCTGAACGGCGGCACGGCGGAGCACTTTGCCGAAACCATGGAGTGCGTGCGCGAAAACTACCCGCGCGCCGTGTTTTATAACCTGATGAACATCATCGGCACGCACGATACCGCGCGGGCGCTGACCGTGCTCGGCGCGCCCGAGGAGCTTTGGAACGCCGGCCGCGAGGAACGCGCGCAGTACGAGCTGCCGCCCGAGCGATTGGCCGCGGCCAAGGCGCGGCTTAAGCTGGCCGCCGTGCTGCAATTCACCATGCCGGGCTCGCCCACGATCTACTATGGGGACGAAGCCGGCCGGCAGGGCTTTGAGGACCCCTTCAATCGCCGCACCTATCCGTGGGGCGCGGAGGACCGCGAGCTTTTAAGCTTTTACCGCAACCTGTGCAATATCCGCGCCCACAGCGATACGTTGGCGCGGGGCGATCTGAAATTCCTGAAATCGTACGGCAGCCTGCTTCAGTTCGAGCGCAAGGGGCCGCAGTCGCGCATGCTGATTATGGTCAACCGCGGCTATCAGGATGTGCGCACCTATATCGACGCGGTGTACGCGATCGATCTGCTTTCCGGCGAGGAATTCGACCATGCGGACAGCAAGGGCGTGCGCATCACGGTACCGGCGGAGACCGCGTATATCCTGCGCTGCTTCGGCAACCCGTAA
- a CDS encoding NUDIX domain-containing protein encodes MDFTEKQLSAQYFFEGRIMKARLDEVLLPNGKKARREVCEHVGGVGVLPIDGDGNIILVRQFRYPYETTLLEIPAGKLDHGAEDQAACGARELREETGCTAGRIVPLGAQYPSPGFLTEVVYLFAALDLTEGEMQPDDDEFVETVRLPIGEVERMILADEIRDAKTIVAMYRARLAGLF; translated from the coding sequence ATGGATTTTACAGAAAAACAGCTTTCCGCCCAGTATTTCTTTGAAGGACGCATCATGAAGGCGCGCTTGGACGAAGTGCTGCTGCCCAACGGTAAAAAGGCCCGCCGCGAGGTGTGCGAGCATGTCGGCGGCGTCGGCGTGCTGCCGATCGACGGGGACGGCAATATTATTTTGGTGCGGCAGTTCCGCTATCCGTACGAAACGACCCTGCTGGAGATTCCGGCGGGCAAGCTGGACCACGGGGCGGAGGACCAAGCGGCCTGCGGCGCGCGCGAGCTGCGCGAGGAGACCGGCTGCACGGCGGGGCGCATTGTGCCGCTCGGCGCGCAGTACCCGTCGCCCGGGTTTCTGACCGAGGTCGTCTATCTGTTTGCCGCGCTCGACCTGACCGAGGGCGAGATGCAGCCGGACGACGATGAGTTCGTCGAGACCGTGCGCCTGCCGATCGGCGAGGTGGAGCGTATGATCCTCGCGGACGAGATACGGGACGCGAAAACCATCGTGGCAATGTACCGCGCAAGGCTCGCGGGGCTGTTTTGA
- a CDS encoding response regulator transcription factor → MEKKTILVVEDEKAIADILVFNLEREGYATLAAYDGNDGLRLAQEGAPDLILLDVMLPGIDGFEVCKRVRADSDTPIIMLTAREEETDKVMGLELGADDYITKPFSMRELMARVKANMRRTLSGEEREKQPAQQGGGLRISQENGMVYKNSRALELSAREFDILCFLAQAPGKVFSREELMEKVWGYEYYGDLRAVDVAIRRLREKVEDQPASPRYVMTKRGMGYYFADEG, encoded by the coding sequence ATGGAAAAGAAAACGATTCTGGTGGTCGAGGATGAAAAGGCGATCGCCGATATCCTAGTGTTCAATCTGGAACGCGAGGGCTATGCAACGCTCGCCGCATACGATGGAAACGACGGCCTGCGCCTCGCGCAGGAGGGCGCGCCCGATCTGATTCTGCTGGACGTGATGCTGCCCGGTATCGACGGGTTCGAGGTGTGCAAACGGGTGCGGGCCGATTCGGATACGCCGATCATCATGCTCACCGCCCGCGAGGAAGAAACCGACAAGGTCATGGGGCTGGAGCTCGGCGCGGATGATTATATCACCAAGCCGTTTTCCATGCGCGAACTGATGGCCCGCGTCAAGGCCAACATGCGCCGCACCCTTTCGGGGGAGGAACGCGAAAAGCAGCCCGCGCAGCAGGGCGGCGGCCTGCGTATCTCGCAGGAAAACGGCATGGTATATAAAAACAGCCGCGCGCTTGAGCTTTCCGCGCGTGAATTCGATATCCTCTGCTTTCTGGCGCAGGCGCCCGGCAAGGTGTTTTCCCGCGAGGAATTGATGGAAAAGGTTTGGGGCTATGAGTACTACGGCGATCTGCGCGCCGTCGACGTGGCGATCCGTCGCCTGCGTGAAAAGGTGGAGGATCAGCCGGCCAGCCCGCGCTACGTGATGACCAAGCGCGGTATGGGTTATTATTTTGCGGACGAGGGGTAA
- a CDS encoding cell wall metabolism sensor histidine kinase WalK gives MFRSLHMKLVLILVLLIVSVMAVVGTFLINSVSTYFLEDFSTQVDRVFNEEDTMRSLQESAAQKGWEGLDEVLSVLAPRLGVNNTSRNYYVLDSAGQFKSGSNAILGAEMTRTSNIVAAMAGEVGDRSAVSGNVMDVAIPIDAGGERYIVYIADDKRDVSELSGRFFSTVMQAMMFGLVVAILLSFLLSKTITTPIERITEGAKSIAEGNFDQTLGVQSADEIGELTSSFNYMAKTLKSTVGEVQGERDKLSTLFLHMTDGVAAFTTSGKLIHMNPATENMLGIRFEENLTFDEIFADLNMPDSDETAMRSFMTSEITRFGRVLSVTLAPYGALDGEGGVIAVIHDITEQRKLDEARREFVANVSHELRTPLTNIRSYTETLTDAAGELPIETEKQFLGVISSETDRMTRIVTDLLTLSKLDYGRMDLRMTRFSLRDMLRGVSKAMRLNAEENGHTLIDELPDDLPRVVADRERIEQVVINILSNAVKYTPKGGHIHLSACTLSGDRVRITVEDDGIGIPKEDVPRLFERFYRVDKARSRAAGGTGLGLAIAKEIIEQHEGKIALASEYGKGTIVTITLPTNLKPTEEGAV, from the coding sequence ATGTTTCGATCGTTGCATATGAAGCTGGTGCTGATTCTAGTGCTGCTCATCGTTTCGGTGATGGCGGTCGTCGGCACGTTTCTGATCAACAGCGTTTCCACCTATTTTTTAGAGGATTTCAGCACGCAGGTAGACCGTGTGTTCAATGAAGAGGACACCATGCGCTCGCTGCAGGAAAGCGCCGCGCAAAAGGGCTGGGAAGGGCTGGACGAGGTCCTTTCCGTGCTCGCCCCCCGGCTCGGCGTCAACAACACCTCGCGCAACTATTACGTACTGGACAGCGCGGGGCAGTTTAAAAGCGGCTCCAACGCCATTCTCGGCGCGGAAATGACGCGCACGAGCAATATCGTGGCCGCCATGGCCGGCGAGGTGGGCGACCGCAGCGCGGTCTCGGGCAACGTGATGGACGTCGCCATCCCGATCGACGCGGGCGGCGAGCGCTACATCGTGTACATCGCGGATGATAAGCGGGATGTTTCCGAGCTGTCGGGCCGCTTTTTCTCGACCGTCATGCAGGCGATGATGTTCGGTCTGGTGGTCGCCATTCTGCTTTCGTTCCTGCTCTCCAAAACCATCACCACCCCGATCGAGCGCATCACCGAGGGCGCCAAGAGCATCGCGGAGGGCAACTTCGATCAAACGCTGGGCGTACAGTCCGCCGATGAGATCGGCGAGCTGACCAGCTCGTTCAACTACATGGCAAAGACCCTGAAAAGCACGGTGGGCGAGGTGCAGGGCGAGCGCGACAAGCTTTCCACCCTGTTTTTGCACATGACGGACGGCGTCGCAGCCTTCACCACTTCGGGCAAGCTGATCCATATGAACCCCGCGACCGAGAACATGCTCGGCATCCGCTTTGAGGAAAACCTGACCTTTGACGAGATATTTGCCGATCTGAACATGCCCGACTCGGACGAGACCGCCATGCGTTCGTTCATGACGAGCGAGATCACGCGCTTCGGCCGCGTGCTTTCGGTCACGCTCGCGCCCTACGGCGCGCTGGACGGCGAGGGCGGCGTGATCGCCGTCATCCACGATATCACCGAGCAGCGCAAGCTGGACGAGGCGCGCCGCGAATTCGTGGCCAACGTTTCACACGAGCTGCGCACGCCGCTTACCAATATCCGTTCCTATACCGAGACCCTGACCGACGCCGCGGGCGAGCTGCCGATCGAGACCGAAAAGCAGTTCCTCGGCGTTATTTCCAGCGAGACCGACCGCATGACCCGCATCGTCACCGATCTGCTCACGCTGTCCAAGCTCGATTACGGGCGCATGGATCTGCGTATGACGCGGTTTTCGCTGCGCGATATGCTGCGCGGCGTGTCCAAGGCCATGCGCCTGAACGCGGAGGAGAACGGCCATACCCTGATCGACGAGCTGCCGGACGATCTGCCCCGCGTGGTGGCCGATCGCGAGCGGATCGAGCAGGTGGTGATCAATATCCTGTCGAACGCGGTCAAATATACGCCAAAGGGCGGCCATATCCATCTGTCCGCCTGTACGCTGTCGGGGGACCGCGTGCGTATCACGGTGGAGGACGACGGCATCGGCATTCCCAAGGAGGATGTGCCGCGCCTGTTTGAACGCTTCTACCGCGTCGATAAGGCGCGCTCCCGCGCGGCGGGCGGCACCGGCCTTGGGCTCGCGATCGCCAAGGAGATCATCGAGCAGCATGAAGGCAAGATCGCGCTCGCAAGCGAGTACGGCAAGGGCACGATCGTGACTATCACCCTGCCGACGAACCTGAAGCCGACCGAGGAGGGAGCCGTATGA
- a CDS encoding UDP-N-acetylglucosamine 1-carboxyvinyltransferase, with product MTKYVINGGKILNGEVTISGAKNAAVAIVPAALLADGPVRIENVPKIIDVTLQLEIMRELGAHIRLVNATTVEIENNLRPSLEPHELERKLRASYYLLGVLLGKYGYAEVAMPGGCNFGGVRPIDQHIKGFEALGAKVTLPKGGFIRAEAPEDGLHGAHIYFDVVTVGATMNVMLAAVLAKGQTILENCAKEPHIVDLANFLNAMGADVKGAGTDVIKIRGVERLRGGSYSIIPDQIEAGTFMAAVAACGGQVLVKNVIPKHLECITAKLKEMGVEITEFDDAVLVRRMGRLTKTNLKTLPYPGFPTDMQPQMTTALCLAEGTSIVTEGVWDSRYRYTGELTRMGANIHVDGKIAIVEGVSELKGAPVRAHDLRAGAAMVIAGLAAGGVTEVEQVQNIERGYETLVEKFVALGADMYRSEIPDNTNGMQEAN from the coding sequence TTGACCAAGTATGTAATCAACGGCGGCAAGATCCTGAATGGCGAGGTGACCATTTCGGGTGCGAAGAACGCGGCGGTTGCCATTGTACCGGCGGCGCTGCTGGCGGACGGCCCGGTTCGGATCGAGAACGTGCCCAAGATCATTGATGTAACATTGCAGCTTGAGATCATGCGCGAGCTCGGCGCGCATATCCGTTTGGTCAATGCGACCACGGTCGAGATCGAAAACAACCTCCGGCCGAGTCTGGAGCCCCACGAGCTGGAGCGCAAGCTGCGCGCCTCTTATTATCTGCTGGGCGTGCTGCTCGGCAAATACGGCTATGCCGAGGTGGCCATGCCGGGCGGCTGCAACTTCGGCGGCGTGCGCCCGATCGATCAGCATATCAAGGGCTTTGAAGCATTAGGCGCCAAGGTAACCCTGCCCAAGGGCGGCTTTATCCGCGCGGAAGCGCCGGAAGACGGCCTGCACGGCGCGCACATCTATTTTGATGTTGTCACCGTTGGCGCGACCATGAACGTGATGCTGGCGGCGGTGCTGGCCAAGGGGCAGACCATTCTGGAAAACTGCGCCAAGGAGCCGCACATCGTCGATCTGGCGAACTTCCTGAACGCCATGGGCGCGGACGTGAAGGGCGCGGGCACGGATGTGATCAAAATCCGCGGCGTGGAGCGTCTGCGCGGCGGCTCGTATTCCATCATCCCCGATCAGATCGAGGCCGGCACCTTCATGGCGGCGGTCGCGGCCTGCGGCGGGCAGGTGCTGGTGAAAAACGTCATCCCCAAGCATCTGGAATGCATTACCGCCAAGCTGAAGGAAATGGGCGTGGAGATCACCGAGTTTGACGACGCGGTGCTCGTGCGCCGCATGGGACGGCTGACCAAGACCAACCTGAAAACGCTGCCCTATCCCGGTTTCCCGACCGACATGCAGCCCCAGATGACCACGGCCCTTTGCTTGGCGGAGGGCACCAGCATCGTCACCGAGGGCGTGTGGGACAGCCGCTACCGCTATACGGGCGAACTCACCCGCATGGGCGCCAATATCCATGTGGATGGCAAGATCGCCATCGTGGAGGGCGTGAGCGAACTCAAGGGCGCGCCGGTGCGCGCGCACGACCTGCGCGCGGGCGCGGCCATGGTCATTGCGGGCCTTGCGGCCGGCGGCGTGACCGAGGTCGAGCAGGTGCAGAACATCGAGCGCGGCTATGAAACGCTTGTGGAAAAGTTTGTGGCGCTGGGCGCGGATATGTACCGTTCCGAGATCCCGGATAACACAAACGGCATGCAAGAGGCAAACTAA
- a CDS encoding 23S rRNA (pseudouridine(1915)-N(3))-methyltransferase RlmH, which translates to MLSVRLICVGKLGERFWADACAEYRKRLGAYCKLEVAELSEQRLPQSPSEGELAAALEREAAAIEAQLLPGAKVIALCVEGKTLSSEAFSAYLSQLTVSGVSRLCVLIGGSCGLAPRIKQRADLRLSMSPMTFPHHLARVMALEQLYRALNIAAGGKYHK; encoded by the coding sequence ATGCTCTCTGTACGACTGATCTGCGTGGGCAAGCTGGGCGAGCGCTTTTGGGCGGACGCCTGCGCCGAATACCGAAAACGTCTGGGCGCTTACTGCAAGCTGGAAGTGGCCGAGCTGTCCGAGCAGCGCCTACCGCAGTCGCCCTCTGAAGGCGAGCTCGCCGCGGCGTTGGAACGCGAAGCCGCGGCGATCGAAGCGCAGCTTTTGCCGGGGGCCAAGGTAATCGCGCTGTGCGTGGAAGGCAAGACGCTTTCCAGCGAGGCGTTCAGCGCCTACCTGTCGCAGCTCACCGTTTCGGGCGTGAGCCGCCTGTGCGTACTGATCGGCGGCTCGTGCGGCCTTGCCCCGCGTATCAAGCAACGGGCCGATTTGCGGCTGTCCATGTCGCCGATGACGTTTCCGCACCATCTGGCGCGCGTCATGGCGCTCGAACAGCTTTACCGCGCGCTGAATATCGCCGCGGGCGGCAAGTATCATAAGTAA
- a CDS encoding LytR/AlgR family response regulator transcription factor yields the protein MVLQVVVLEDNEWELKMCKETIEQAAQNKNINVHVTGCVSGADVTDERIIDTDIFFLDIETPDRSGIETAKQIRTISEDVPIVFVTNHGQYQMAGYSVHAYHYLLKPLKEGDCVKCLEHAERYARLREDAKLVIAQRGKQIILSYADILFVEAMDHECRIVHNRGEVTCRMTMYELLQKLPQESFMQCHRSYLVNVDYVSKVLGAEMILKKDIKVPVSRLYRDKIQRATIERMESVIENL from the coding sequence ATGGTTTTGCAAGTTGTTGTTTTGGAAGATAACGAATGGGAACTGAAAATGTGCAAGGAAACGATCGAGCAAGCGGCACAGAATAAAAATATCAATGTTCATGTGACCGGTTGCGTTTCCGGGGCCGACGTTACCGATGAAAGAATCATCGATACCGATATCTTTTTTCTTGACATAGAAACCCCGGACCGCAGCGGGATCGAGACCGCCAAACAGATCCGCACCATATCGGAGGATGTGCCGATCGTGTTTGTGACCAACCACGGTCAGTATCAAATGGCGGGGTATTCGGTGCACGCCTATCATTACTTGCTCAAGCCGCTGAAAGAGGGGGACTGCGTAAAGTGCTTGGAGCACGCGGAGCGTTACGCGCGCTTGCGCGAGGACGCAAAGCTCGTCATTGCGCAGCGGGGCAAGCAGATCATTCTTTCCTACGCCGATATCCTGTTCGTCGAAGCCATGGACCACGAGTGCCGGATCGTACACAATCGGGGCGAGGTCACCTGCCGTATGACCATGTATGAACTGCTGCAAAAGCTGCCGCAGGAGAGCTTTATGCAGTGCCACCGTTCGTATTTGGTCAATGTCGATTATGTATCCAAGGTGCTGGGCGCGGAAATGATCCTGAAAAAGGATATTAAGGTGCCGGTAAGCCGCCTGTACCGCGATAAGATTCAGCGCGCCACCATTGAACGCATGGAAAGCGTTATAGAAAACCTATGA
- a CDS encoding sensor histidine kinase, with amino-acid sequence MNILMILSSMLDASLKLSFYNTVLLPEGSKWVHKKWICFVVCSAALSSVMSVLQVFYLIKFAIVFVGEIVFCYLVSEHKRCVSLCLPALANALMYICESTVPLTLSALFKIPVTVVADTPFFMVYGILESRGLMYLVLGGTLFFLHRKRSVPDTRHLRAPQLICLSAGAALLGGSATALSYVLNNTGDVGYFLKVLPIVLFVLLVLITILFISLSRETERKYRLESEAMQQENLQRQRQALTAMYENILGMRHDLKNHLRTLAGLLEQGESGQALEYVKQISDTAEGAGVWVNTGNAAIDSLLHAKLSSAREAGIGVRVNLSLPDTNEVKTSDLCTVLFNVLDNAIEACERNADPKNRWLRLIVAQQKYRLVVFCENPSENEPLEGKNGFKSAKSGLLHGIGLTQVRRVADKYNGMCGAEYHKDTGTFRITVLLPNECGETINISVIEPEKE; translated from the coding sequence ATGAACATTTTAATGATCCTTTCCTCCATGCTGGATGCGTCGCTCAAGCTATCCTTTTATAATACCGTACTTTTGCCGGAGGGAAGTAAATGGGTCCACAAAAAGTGGATCTGTTTTGTTGTGTGCAGCGCTGCGCTCTCGTCTGTCATGAGCGTCTTGCAGGTGTTTTACCTGATCAAATTCGCCATTGTTTTCGTGGGGGAGATCGTATTTTGCTATCTTGTCTCGGAACATAAGCGGTGTGTTTCACTTTGCCTGCCCGCGCTGGCCAACGCGCTGATGTATATTTGCGAAAGCACGGTGCCGCTCACGCTGTCGGCGCTTTTCAAAATCCCGGTCACGGTGGTGGCGGATACACCGTTTTTTATGGTATACGGGATTCTGGAATCGCGCGGCCTGATGTATTTAGTGCTCGGCGGCACGCTGTTTTTTCTGCATCGCAAGCGGAGCGTGCCGGATACGCGGCATCTCCGCGCGCCGCAGCTGATCTGTCTGAGCGCGGGCGCGGCGTTGCTGGGCGGCAGCGCCACGGCGCTTTCCTATGTGCTGAACAATACGGGTGATGTCGGTTATTTTCTGAAAGTGCTGCCGATCGTGCTTTTCGTGCTGCTGGTGCTGATCACCATACTGTTTATCAGCCTGTCGCGCGAGACCGAGCGGAAATACCGTTTGGAATCCGAAGCCATGCAGCAGGAGAATTTGCAGAGACAGCGTCAGGCGCTTACCGCCATGTACGAAAATATCCTTGGAATGCGGCACGATCTGAAAAACCATTTGCGAACGCTGGCCGGTCTGCTGGAACAGGGCGAGAGCGGTCAGGCGCTCGAATACGTGAAACAGATATCGGATACCGCAGAGGGCGCGGGCGTTTGGGTCAATACCGGCAACGCCGCGATTGATTCGCTGCTGCACGCAAAGCTGTCCAGCGCGCGCGAGGCCGGTATCGGGGTACGGGTCAATCTCAGCCTGCCGGACACAAACGAGGTAAAAACGAGCGACCTTTGCACCGTTCTGTTCAATGTGCTCGATAACGCGATCGAGGCATGTGAGAGGAACGCGGATCCAAAAAATCGTTGGCTGCGTCTGATTGTGGCGCAGCAGAAGTACCGGCTGGTCGTTTTCTGCGAGAACCCGAGTGAAAATGAACCCCTAGAGGGAAAAAACGGCTTCAAAAGCGCCAAGAGCGGCTTGCTGCACGGCATTGGCTTGACGCAGGTCAGGCGCGTGGCCGATAAGTACAACGGCATGTGCGGCGCGGAATACCATAAGGATACCGGCACTTTCCGCATCACGGTCCTGCTGCCGAACGAATGCGGCGAAACCATAAACATAAGTGTGATAGAGCCTGAAAAGGAGTAG